The genomic segment AAGCAGTTCCCGTTGTTGCAACAGTTGTGAGGCGGACGACATGTATGGGCCATCTTGCACTTCGGCTATGCCGTAAACCTTGCTGTTTCCCTTCCCCTCGTTTTTTTGCATGCAAATTTTGCTGCGCATCCATACGGGTCCCTTGGTGGTGTTGAGCAGATAGACAGCCTCGTTTGTCTGCTGTATGTTGTCGAAGGAATGAATGGTCGTGTGCGGCTGTTCTTCTTTCAGGATGCGTTTGTTGAAATTTTCAAAACTGATAAAACCGTCTTCCTTTAGCCCCAACAGTTTGGAGATATACTCAGAACAAACGTAACTTTCGCTTTGCAGGTCGGCTTCCCACCAACCCATATTGGCATTACGCATTATTTCTGATAGTAGATTGTAATCCGGTTTATCGTCCATACAGGAATATTTGTGGTAATTTATATTTTAATCAGACTTATGCATTTGCTTACAAAAATACAGATAATCTTCGATTAGAGAAAAGAAAAACGCGGAGAAATGAAAAGAAGCAGACTTATTTCTCTCTGTTTGTAATTTATTCGGAGATAAACGGTATCTTTGTTACCGTTAACAATGCTATTTACTCAATAAAATTAAAAATATATGAAAAAAGTTATTATCAATTCGTATGAGGACTTTGAAAAGTTGGTAGGTCAGCAAATCGGAGTTTCGGAGTATGTGGAACTAAGTCAGGAACGTATCAATCTCTTTGCGGATTCCACGTTGGATCATCAGTGGATTCACGTTGACACAGAACGTGCCAAAACCGAAAGTCCTTTTAAGAGTACCATTGCGCATGGTTACCTCACCCTTTCCATGCTGCCTCATCTGTGGAACCAGATTATTGAGGTGAACAATCTGAAAATGATGATTAACTATGGTATGGACAAGATGAAGTTCGGTCAGGCTGTGCTGTCCGGGCAGCGTATCCGTTTGGTGGCATCTCTGCATTCGCTGGCAAACCTGCGCGGTGTGGCGAAGGCTGAAATCAAATTTGCCATTGAAATAGAGGGCGAAAAGAAGAAAGCGCTCGAAGGTATCGCCATCTTCTTATATTACTTCAACTGATGATGCGTAAAATGATATGCCCCCAATGTAAAGTGGGGGCTTTTTTTGTTCTGAACAGCAGCGGAGAGCGCCTGCCGGTATACGTTTCCCGCGAGGGGGAGATTGTGCCCAAAGACCCCGCAGCATCTTTGGAAGGGTATGATTTGACGGAAGTCTATTGCTTGTGCTGTTCCTGGCATGGCAGCCCGAAGCGTTTGCTGAAATATTGATGCAGGTACTCTTTCCATAGATGACGGAGTGCCGCGGCAGGATGATAGAGCAGCATCCTTGGACCGGCATATCGCATCACTTCACGCATCCGTTCTTTCATTTCGGGCTTGTAGCAATGAATGGTGCAGAGTCTGCAAGTGTTCTTCTTTTCGCCGAACGGACAGCGGGACAGGCGCATGTGTGCATATTCCAGCAGTTCGCGGCATTGCGGGCATAGCTCCCTGTTGCCCTCTTTCTTGCGGCAGTAGAGGCGGATCATCTGCGCTACGGTGCGTTGCTCTTGGGCGATGCGTGATGGGTGGGGATTATTTTTATTCATTCATGCTGCGTTTTAGGTAAATCATATCTTTCAGTTGCTTGCCGGCTTCGTATATGGGATGGTCATAGTTGTCCGTAAAGAAGTCGGGGATGCGGTGCGAATATGTGAATCCGCAGCTTTCATAAAAAGGAACGGTCAGAGGACTGTCGCCCGTACCCACGAGCATGGTTCGGCATCTGCCTGCATACCGCTTGAAAAGATACTCCATCAGCATCCTGCCATATCCCTGCCGTTGGCATTGCGGGTGGGTGGCAATGTTCTTTATTTCGAAAACATCTTCCGCTTCACGAGTAACGACACAGGCGGCTTTTGTGTCGCCTGCATCTGTCAGGACGAACATTTCGCCACGTTCCAGATAACGGTCTATCATGGATTCCTGCTCGTCGGCCAGGAGTAGGAGGTCGAGGTATTGTTTCTTGTTATGGAGAACAGGGCATATATTTATCATATAGCTTTCATGGATTTATGTTGCAAAATTAATCTTTACAGGTATAATACCAAACAAAAAACGAAGTAATACTGTTGATTAGTCAGTGATAATTCGTGTAATAAGTATAATAGGTGTAATCCATGCTTGTTGTATCATTTGCGGTGAACCATTAATGCCTGAACGGTTATGAATAAATTGAAAACTTCTTTATTGATTCTGATGCTTTTGGCATCTATATCCGCCTCTGCCGGTTATGCTCCCGACAGCGTGCAAATAGCTCTTAAAAAGATGTATCCCACAGCCGCCGGCATAGCTTGGTCGCAGGACAAGGCATATTATGTGGCAGATTTTGTGATGAACGGGTTCGACACCAGGGTCTGGTTCACTCCGGATGCCGAATGGGTGATGAAACAGACGGACTGGGAAACGCTGGATGAAGTGCCTGCCGCAGTGTTCAATGCTTTTGCCGCCAGTGAGTTTTCGGACGGGGTGGTACAGAACGTTACATGGGTGCAGTTTCCCGAATGGCAGCCTATCGTAGCCATACAGGTGGGCAAGCCGAACATGCAGATGAAATATCAGATATTGTTTACTCCGAAAGGCGAAGTACTTCGCCAACAGAATATCACTAACGCCTATAACACGCTTGGAGCAAGCACTTTCCTATAAATAGAAAGGTGTGTCCTTGTTCTGACAAGCAAGCATTCCATGCTGCCATTCGGTGTGAAAAATAAGCGGACTTGTTTTTTATACTCTCCGTTTGCCTTATCTTTGCCGGAAAGAATGACTGTATCTTATGAATCACTCTGTTTTTCTGCAAGATGTTTACAGCGTTGTTGCCGCTATTCCTACGGGGTGCGTGGTGACTTACGGACAGATTGCCTATCTGGTAGGCAGGCCTCAGTGCTCGCGTATGGTGGGGCAGGCGATGCACAACGTGCCGGAAGATTTGCACCTGCCTTGCCATAGGGTGGTGAACAGTCAGGGCAGACTGGTACCGGGCTGGACGGAGCAAAGAGCGTTGCTGGAAAATGAAGGTGTCCGGTTCAAGGCAAACGGTTTTGTAGATATGAAAAAGTCTCAATGGGAATTTATGAAAGAACAATAAACAAATGAACAACAATCGAAATATGAAATTTATAGGCGCGCATGTATCTGCCGGCGGCGGTGTGGAGTTCGCTCCCGTCAATGCCCATGAAATAGGGGCGAACGCTTTTGCCCTGTTTACCAAGAACCAACGCCAGTGGGTGGCGAAGCCCCTGACGCAGGAAAGCATCTCTTTATTTAAGGAGAATTGCGGGAAATATGCTTTGGATGCACGTTACATTCTTCCCCATGACAGTTATCTGATAAACTTGGGGCATCCGGAAGAAGAAGGGCTGGAGAAAAGCCGTACAGCCTTTTTGGATGAAATGCAGCGTTGCGAAGAGTTGGATTTGAAGTTGCTGAATTTTCATCCGGGCAGTCATCTGAACAAGATTTCCGTTGAGGCTTGCTTGGATAGGATTGCCGAATCCATTAACATTGCGTTGGGTAAGACGCAGGGCGTTACGGCGGTCATTGAGAATACAGCCGGGCAAGGCAGCAATGTCGGCAATGAGTTCTGGCATTTAAAGTATATCATTGATCGGGTGGAAGATAAGTCCCGCGTAGGTGTCTGCCTTGATACTTGCCACACGTATACGGCAGGATATGATATTGTAAACGAGTACGACAAGGTATTCGAGGATTTTGATAAGACGGTGGGCTTCGGCTTTCTTCGCGCGATTCATTTGAATGATTCCAAAAAGGCGTTGGGCACTCGTGTGGACCGCCATGATAGCATCGGAAAGGGGCTTATCGGTATGGATTTCTTTAAACGCTTTATGAAAGATGAGCGGTTCAATGGCATGCCGATTGTACTCGAAACTCCCGATGAATCACTTTGGGCGGAAGAAATCAGGCTGTTGCGTAGCTTTGAGTGAAGTTGTTGTGGCAAATGAATGGGCTAAAAGTCTGCTTTTTGGTTGATTATCACTCGCTTACCGGTTATGGGATGCGTGAATTCCAGAGCCTCGGCATGCAGATACAGCCGTTCGGCTTTCTTTCCGTAGAGCTCATCGCCGATAATGGGGCAGTGCAGTCCGAGAGGATGGGCGGCATGCACCCGGAGTTGATGGGTGCGTCCGGTGCGGGGATAAAAGGCGATGCGGGTATGATTGTCCTTGCGTTCCAGCACTTCAAAGTCGGTTACGGCGGGCTTGCCATGCTCGGTATGTACCATTTGCCGCGGGCGGTCGAGCGGGTTCAGGCATAGCGGCAGCTCAACCGTTCCTGTATCTGGAGAGACTATGCCTTGAAGCAACGCGATATAGCGCTTACTTACGCTGCGGTCTCTGAATTGCGCTTGCAGGTTTTGGTGAACCTGCTTGGTCTTTGCAATCACCA from the Bacteroides eggerthii genome contains:
- a CDS encoding PepSY-like domain-containing protein; this encodes MNKLKTSLLILMLLASISASAGYAPDSVQIALKKMYPTAAGIAWSQDKAYYVADFVMNGFDTRVWFTPDAEWVMKQTDWETLDEVPAAVFNAFAASEFSDGVVQNVTWVQFPEWQPIVAIQVGKPNMQMKYQILFTPKGEVLRQQNITNAYNTLGASTFL
- the nfo gene encoding deoxyribonuclease IV, whose protein sequence is MKFIGAHVSAGGGVEFAPVNAHEIGANAFALFTKNQRQWVAKPLTQESISLFKENCGKYALDARYILPHDSYLINLGHPEEEGLEKSRTAFLDEMQRCEELDLKLLNFHPGSHLNKISVEACLDRIAESINIALGKTQGVTAVIENTAGQGSNVGNEFWHLKYIIDRVEDKSRVGVCLDTCHTYTAGYDIVNEYDKVFEDFDKTVGFGFLRAIHLNDSKKALGTRVDRHDSIGKGLIGMDFFKRFMKDERFNGMPIVLETPDESLWAEEIRLLRSFE
- a CDS encoding nitrous oxide-stimulated promoter family protein, whose amino-acid sequence is MNKNNPHPSRIAQEQRTVAQMIRLYCRKKEGNRELCPQCRELLEYAHMRLSRCPFGEKKNTCRLCTIHCYKPEMKERMREVMRYAGPRMLLYHPAAALRHLWKEYLHQYFSKRFGLPCQEQHKQ
- a CDS encoding MGMT family protein codes for the protein MNHSVFLQDVYSVVAAIPTGCVVTYGQIAYLVGRPQCSRMVGQAMHNVPEDLHLPCHRVVNSQGRLVPGWTEQRALLENEGVRFKANGFVDMKKSQWEFMKEQ
- a CDS encoding MaoC family dehydratase codes for the protein MKKVIINSYEDFEKLVGQQIGVSEYVELSQERINLFADSTLDHQWIHVDTERAKTESPFKSTIAHGYLTLSMLPHLWNQIIEVNNLKMMINYGMDKMKFGQAVLSGQRIRLVASLHSLANLRGVAKAEIKFAIEIEGEKKKALEGIAIFLYYFN
- a CDS encoding GNAT family N-acetyltransferase, which produces MINICPVLHNKKQYLDLLLLADEQESMIDRYLERGEMFVLTDAGDTKAACVVTREAEDVFEIKNIATHPQCQRQGYGRMLMEYLFKRYAGRCRTMLVGTGDSPLTVPFYESCGFTYSHRIPDFFTDNYDHPIYEAGKQLKDMIYLKRSMNE